The genomic DNA AAACTGCTGGTATTTACAGCAgatctgagactgctggtatgaAGCGGGGGTCTGAGACTGCTGGTACGTAACGCAGATCTGAAACTGCTGGTATGTAGCACAGGTCTAAGACTGATGGTATGTAACGTAgatctgagactgctggtataTAACGCAGATCTGAGACTTCTGGTATATAACGCAgatctgagactgctggtatgtaaCGCAGATCTGAAACTGCTGGTATATAACGCAGATCTAAGACTTCTGGTGCGTAGCGCAGGTCTAAGACTGTTGGTATGTAGCAGGGTCTGAAACTGCTGGTATTTAACGCAGGTTTGAGAATGCTGGTATGTAGCGCAGGTCTGAGAATGCTGGTATGTAGCGCAGGTCTGAAACTGCTGGTATTTAACGCAGGTTTGAGAATGCTGGTATGTAGCGGGggtctgagactgctggtatgtagCGGGGTCTGAAACTGCTGGTATTTAACGCAGGTTTGAGAATGCTGGTATGTAGCGCAggtctgagactgctggtatgtagCGGGGTCTGAAACTGCTGGTATTTAACGCAGGTTTGAGAATGCTGGTATGTAGCGGGGGTCTGAGTCTGATGGTATGTAGCGGGAGTCTGAGACTGATTGTATATAGCGGGgatctgagactgctggtatgtagcgcagatctgagactgctggtatgtagcgcagatctgagactgctggtatgtagcgcagatctgagactgctggtatgtagcgcaggtctgagactgctggtatgtagcgcaggtctgagactgatggtatgcAGCGCAGATCTGAGACTATTTGTATATAACGCAGatctgagactgatggtatgtaAACTAgatctgagactgctggtataTAACGCAGACCTGAGACTTCTGGTGCGTAAGGTAGACCTGAAACTTCTGGTGCGTAACGCAGACCTGAGACTTCTGGTGCGTAACGTAGACCTGAGACTTCTGGTGCGTAACGCAGACCTGAGACTTCTGGTGCGTAGCGGaggtctgagactgatggtatgtagcggaggtctgagactgatggtatgtaGCGGAGTTCTGAGACTGATGGTGCGTAACGCAGACCTAAAACTGCTGGTATGTAGTGCaggtctgagactgatggtatgtaACAGAGGTCTTAGAGAGTAGTGGTATAATTTAACGCAGATCTGTGTCTGCTGGTATATAATGCAGATCAGAGACTGCTGGTATGTGACGGAggtctgagactgctggtatgtGACGGAggtctgagactgctggtatgtaaATGAGGTTtgagactgctggtatgtaaCGGAGGTCTTAGACTAGTGGTTTTAATGCAGATCTGAGACTGCTCgtatattaatttttattaaatagtgatttcttgaattaagtTAATGTTACCATGCAAACGAATCCCGTAACcgatatatttaaatgtaaaatttaaaggcGTTGCCACTGGTCTAATCAAAGAACACAACGTTGGACTCAACTCTAGTcatgagaataataattgcatGCACactgatttttccataaaaatgtcagatgaGATGTACTGCTGTCAGTATTttcagctttgaaatttgtttaaataaatgcaaatacatCTTTTACACTATGATCTCCCTTACATAAAGGTaaagatttctgaagttgaagggaagcaactcctgcatgcagacTTTTCTGCCCCGGTCAAAATAAGacaagtcatatttggaaagttattgtTTCGTACTGgaaacaggaagagtttggtatgttgggttaaaagctataatttcctccaccctttttacacgcACTCACATCCATTCTAGCTggatttttaattgaataattccactttaaatgttaagataaatagggtaccAAGCGTCTTGCAAAAATAATATTTGCCCATGAATGTGATAATCATTCAATCGACACAGGTAActcgattgttgtttttttctgtttcaataATAACTTCCATAACAATCTCTGAAAAACTGTTCAGAAATTATACCATGGGAAGTAACTCTTGTAAAAGCCTAATGGATTGATCTAACAGCAGTTTATGGAAAGCAAACGGTCTGCATAAAGTTGAATAGTCAGAACTTAAGCAGTCTGGAATGTAACGGAGGTAAACGAAGagagaaaacaaaaacttttttaatcCACTTTAATTTTGTCAGTCcatgtttaatataaataacttataacaaATCTTGTAACAATGTAAGTTAACAAATAACAAAAGCactatacaaaatgaaatatactaATGTAAATAAAGTTTTTAGAAACTAAGATGGCGGTTAAGTCGACTACGTTGACGTTTATTTGTCTTCTGTTTCTCTCCTTCCGTCCATGATTTTGACTTAACCCGGAAGTGACGTAAATCAGCCACGTGATCTTCATTTAGCATTGGCTTGTAGCTTGCAGGTTCGCAGTATTCCTGGAATGAAAAGAAAGTCGATATTAAGGAAGATGCATATGTCTACATAAATTTAATGACCTTTCTATAAAAGTGTATGCGAAAAACGTCGTGCAGTCTGATATTAATGCATGAGTTTGCTTATACTTCTCTGACGCGCCCGTGATTTCAATAAAAGGACAAAATAATTTTTAGGCTGCTAGGTCACTAGGACCCTAGGCTACTAGGCCGCTAGGATGCTACCTACACGCTGCTAGGCGCTAACTTCAAGCACATTTCTATATCTGGTATCAAATCTCGAACACGGCCTTCCTTCCAACCGTTATAAAATTCCAATAGACCTTTGAAAGTATGATTTACGGAAATTCACGCCCGCTACTAACCTTTAGTGTTGTGAAGAACGCTTTGTAGCCGCCGTCCAGTAGATAGACTTCCGGAAAGTTGAGCCTGGGATACTGTTCTTTGTTCAGTTCACGGTCCTGACTTCTCAAGAATCGATACCTGCAAAAGTAacgaaaaagaaatattattacaTGAATTTTCTATATACTGATCAACATTAAACCTAAGTTCAATTCTGTTTCAGCtcattttatcgttttttttttcaagaatgtcATGTTATACCGCATTTCGTGGATAAATTCTAAATAAGACCGGTGGAAAAACTAAGCGATACTTACATTTTCGGACCCCTTTCCGACGAGAATTCACAGTGGAACACCAGAATGTGTGGTTTCTCGGACGTGTCTCGTGACTGAAGAAGACTGTTGACGTCATCTTTTGTGTACATGTTGACGGCATTTTGGATATGACCTCCATCAAATTCGTAAGGATAACGGCAATCTACTATCGTCACTTTCCCTATCTGGTGGCTGTATTTTCCGTCCAACACATCTGCCATCGTTCCATGTGTGATTGACTTGAGGTCGCCATGTTTTCCGGGAACTGTGGGTAAAGTGTAGTCACGTGATCCATCAGCTACTAAATCACGTGATTCCAGACGTTCCACTGCTTTGATGACATTCTGTAAAAAAAGCCAAGGAAGGTTTAATTTCATTTAAGAATCTGAGTTGATGTGTATAGGACAAGATAGGGATGTACAAAACATCTAACAATCGCTTACACATATTAAAGAAATGATTGTCGCGTGGTGttgatttgtgttttatttaagaCGTGgcttcaaattttcattttattgtccACATTAaaagtgacattatgcgcatcttactgcacatagtgtgttttggcgaatgttttataaaagcatttttcggttgctgtgcatttaattgtgttaaattaacgacaatgccgcataagtatttagaaataaagaaatcggactaataaaataatagttcttttcttcaatcttctacgcaattATCTCCCTTACATATAGGTAGATATTTCTAAAGttaaagggaagcaactcctgcgtgcagtatGACTTTTCTAAAagagactgccccagtcaaaataagaaaagtcatatttggaaagttattatttctggTAACAGGAAGAATTTGGTATATTGggataaaagctataatttctcCCACcctttttactcgaaaaatgcgtataattccacttaaGTACCTGGGTGGTCATTGCTGCGAAATCATCCTCAACCTGGCGGAGCTTCTTCGTGCACGGTGAGTAATCTGTAAGATCATCGTCGGCTAGACGCTTGACAGAGAACAAGCTTCTCCGCGCTTCTGTTTTGGTTTGAACCTTCGATCGTGAAGCGATTTCAATCTGAAATGAAAAGGAAACAATTTTATATTAACTGAACACATTTACTCATGTGCATGATTTTCCTTCTTTtacgctgtttttttttttaattaaggatTTCCGAATTTCAACTATCTTATTCCATATTGCAAACTTGATGTACATATATCAAATCTCATGCATTGTGTTTAAAGCAATTCGGGTTTTGGGATGGAATTTTTCAGGAAGtttatttccaccaagtttggcatagaatgtatgtatgtcactgaaaaatgataagtgACTGAAAGTAAATTAAAGATATTTGTAGATAAGCATGAAGTGGGTtaattttctccattatttctttgtttacaaCGGCCTGCTCCCTTCTgcacaataatttattttatttttaaggatAAATTACAAAATTCAGTTTGTACCTCTGGTCAGTTTTACAGTTCCTGAAATAAATGGGTTTTAAGAACGAGTCGCTTTAATGAAGCTGAGTGAGTAAAATCAAGCaaatagttatatacaaaaaatgcatttttgtttaaaacaattgtcattttgctttaaaatacaataaacgTAACTTACAGAGCAAGGCGTATCACCGACAAATCCGGAATCTACCGAGTCCTCTCCCTTGTTATTTGGTGAGATAATTGACTGTATCTCAGCATCAGTTGTCTCCCTGTATACCGGAGAATCTGTAAGGCTACCGAATAATCTCTGTCTGAAAGAAAAAGCAATTGATAATCAATTTTTGTTACGTTTTAAGTTAAAGCTATAAATTAGCTGTAGATGAAGATATGTAAATTTCGGTACACATCGGATTTAAAGAATTTGAAATACTATATGCTACCAGTTTGTTAATATTCTTCAAGGCtggatatttttattttcttttaacataATGTAATTTACTTATTACACTAaattttggaaaagaaaataatctatattattgaaatatacaTGATTGCTGTAGATAGGTATCAGAGTAACgccataaaaatatttgaactcaTAATAAAATGCTTGAACAATGAAGTTATTTACCTGATAGACATGGTCCACTTTTTTATAATTCCACAAATACTATGTATTAAGTACTATATTATACTATGTTTTTGCTATGAAGTCCGTGAATAACTTAATTTCATGTCCGTTTTCTtggatttatatattttttctgtactCAGGATATACAAATTATCGAGATGCTAATTATGTTCCTCCGCTTTGAGACAAAGTTGACAGACgagtaaagtgaaataaaatgtccTTAAATATTCACTCAATGGTCATTGTTATAATACAGTCGAATAGGGAAAACAGCTTTTAATTAGCCAATAAAAATTGCTAGGTGCAAACTGCGCTTGTGCGTTACGGAGGTTACACAATTAGTTGTCAGTCACGGAGAGTGAATTCTGTAACATCCGAGATTCTGTCAGATAGCAAAACAGTAAATGTTTGATACTTTTGATCACTCGTGatcaatgtttgatttatttaagaTTATCGTTTGACACAAAAGGTAACTTTGTCAAACAAACCTTTAAGACTTGTCTATTGTCCAGATTATTTTGTTGACATCTTTATCTTTAATAGTAAAACGATTTCAtctaaaattgtcaaaatatcacaaccagatattttaaaattcaaacattgtccTGAAAGTCGATTATATTTTCTCTtcgaataaaagaaaaatataaatgattacaTAATCTTTATACTCTAAAACGCAACTATTTTAATTTAATGCGCTGGTGGTGAAATGAGATCTGAGATGTATAAGTCTTAATACCaataccactaccactaccaacCAATACCAAAGATTTTATTcgcataaaacataaataaatacaatatttatagTGATACAGAAtaatacataaattttaattcaaGGCGCAATAATAATTAAAGTAGTACATGATATAAAAATACCGTTCAAAAGATTCTTAGTAAATCTTTCTTCCGTTTATGATATATCAACGGAGTTCTGTTGACTACCACTACCAACCAATACCAAAGATTTTATTcgcataaaacataaataaatacaatatttatagTGATACAGAAtaatacataaattttaattcaaGGCGCAATAATAATTAAAGTAGTACATGATATAAAAATACCGTTCAAAAGATTCTTAGTAAATCTTTCTTCCGTTTATGATATATCAACGGAGTTCTGTTGCCTAAGATGGAAATGTCAGATTGTTTTGTTGTTAGTcttcttttcatttaaataagCATGTTATATTATACAACGACTTAAGAAAACAATTTATACCGTCGTACTTTTTGAAAAGACCGAACATGATGAAGTTTCTAGATCTGATCAagtctgaaaataaaattgtgaTAAAGAAGTTTTGAATGTATGTTCATAATGCATTTACTGTTagagtttcaagtttcaaagtttattggcaaatcggcataAATACAATACCTTTGGccattaaacaaaataaatacagtaCAGATGGCCAACATTTACTTCACAATACATACAAATGTTAGAAATGAATATCTGTTTAGACGTTAGGGTTAGAAATTGAAATACACTTGTATATATGAATTACATGTTACATGTTTTGTTGGTATGGAAATATTACTCCTGTTACAAAAAACTTAGTCACATTGTTTTAAATCATGTTATTGCTTTATTGTCTTTGTGACTAAAACATTTAGTCATACATCCTACAAAGATTAATTATACGTATGAGAATAGCCAACATGTTAACCGTTTGATTTTCGTTTTCGATAAAGGTTGACTGTTTGGAGTACTATTCCCATCTAGTACGCTAGTTATACTTCTTGCCCCGTATTAGAATTACGTATTTTCCCGTTCCTTTTAATTTAATTATGGTCTAAAAGTCTTAATCATGTATtagtatataacattttattattgaTATGCATGTAACCTTCTCCGAAATGCAATGTATGATGTGTGTTATGCATAtatttgcaattttcactgttcgtCAAACATTTATTGGACTGTTGTCCTCATGGGcttatgaattaaataaatatacttgaaacttgaaactattAACAAATCACAATTCCTACCAATCTATTCtataacccttagcctgctaaaattctaaaatggaatggtccatcattcaatttggacagtaccatttattattcgatgggatgttcaatgaaaatttacttactgaatagcggacagtaaCGCAGATCTGAGAATGCTGGTATGTAACGGAGGTCTTAGACTGATGGTATATAACACAGATCTGAGAATGCTGGTGTATAGCGGAGGTCTTAGACTGATAGTATATAACACAGATCTGAGAATGCTGGTGTGTAGCGGgggtctgagactgatggtataTAGCTCGGATTtgagactgctggtatgtagTGGGGGTCTGAGACGGATGGTATATAACGCATATATGAGAATGCTAGCATGTAGCGGGGGTCTGAGACGGATGGTTTATAGGGCAGAACTGAGACTGCAGGTATGTACCGGGGatctgagactgatggtatgtaGCGGAGGTCTGAAACTGATGGTATGTAGCGGaggtctgagactgatggtatgtaAATGAGGTTTAAGACTGCTGGTATGTAACGGAGGTCTTAGACTGATGGTATATAACGCAGATCTGAGAATGCGGGTATGTAGCGGGGGTCTGAGGCTGATGGTATATAGCTCGGATTtgagactgctggtatgtagTGGGGGTCTGAGACGGATGGTATATAATGCATATCTGAGAATGCTAGCATGTAGCGGGGGTCTGAGACGGATGGTATATAGGGCAGAATTGAGACTGCAGGTATGTACCGGGGatctgagactgatggtatgtaGCGGAGGTCTGAAACTGATGGTATGTAGCGGaggtctgagactgatggtatgtaGCGGAGGTCTGAAACTGATGGTATGTAGCGGAGGTCTGAAACTGATGGTATGTAGCGGAggtctgagactgctggtatgtaaATGAGGTTTAAGACTGATGGTATATAACGCAGATCTGAGAATGCCGGTATGTAGCGGgggtctgagactgatggtataTAGCTCGGATTTGAGACCATACTTTAAGGTAAATGTACGACTTCCAACATACAAAACACAAATACGTACTAATGGACTGTATTTGTCCGTAATAGCGGTAATTCGTTCTCAAATATGCTTCCGTGGTGTTCGAGAAAAgatcttaattttatgttttagcgCATTTGCATTAAACAGGTGGCCAAGAGAACATATCTCACTCGTAGAATGTATTTcacataaatgataaaaaattatactcatatttgcatgttttcgagAAAGAAAGGTATATATTGTGAGGACCATTTTCTGAGACTACAGGTATATAACGCAgatctgagactgctggtataTAAGGCAGATCTGAGGCTGCTGGTACATAAGGCAGATCTGAGAATGCTGGTTTGTAACGGAGGTCTTAGACTGATGGCATATAACGCAGCTCTGAGAATGCTGGTATGTAGCGGGTGTCTGAGACTGATGTTATATAGCTCGGATTTGAGACTTCTGGTATGTAGTGGGGGTCTGAGACTGATGGGATGTAGCGCAGATCTGAGAGAGCTTGTATATAACGCTAAGGTCTTAGACTGCTGGTATGTAACGGGGGTCTGAGACTGCTGGCATGTAGCGGGGATCTGTGACTGATGGAATGTAGCGGGGATCTAAGACTGTTGGTATGTAACGCAgatctgagactgctggtatataacgcagatctgagactgctggtataTAAAGCAGATCTGAGACTGTTGGTATGTAGCGGGAttctgagactgatggtatgtaGCGCCGATCTGAGACTGTTGTTATGTACCGGAGGTCTTAGATAAGTTGTATTTAACGCAGATCTGAAACTGCTGGTATTTA from Mercenaria mercenaria strain notata chromosome 11, MADL_Memer_1, whole genome shotgun sequence includes the following:
- the LOC123531149 gene encoding M-phase inducer phosphatase 1-like is translated as MSIRQRLFGSLTDSPVYRETTDAEIQSIISPNNKGEDSVDSGFVGDTPCSIEIASRSKVQTKTEARRSLFSVKRLADDDLTDYSPCTKKLRQVEDDFAAMTTQNVIKAVERLESRDLVADGSRDYTLPTVPGKHGDLKSITHGTMADVLDGKYSHQIGKVTIVDCRYPYEFDGGHIQNAVNMYTKDDVNSLLQSRDTSEKPHILVFHCEFSSERGPKMYRFLRSQDRELNKEQYPRLNFPEVYLLDGGYKAFFTTLKEYCEPASYKPMLNEDHVADLRHFRVKSKSWTEGEKQKTNKRQRSRLNRHLSF